One genomic region from Nymphaea colorata isolate Beijing-Zhang1983 chromosome 12, ASM883128v2, whole genome shotgun sequence encodes:
- the LOC116266423 gene encoding soluble inorganic pyrophosphatase 1-like, whose amino-acid sequence MSEEHHLGESGASSGRPTPRLNERILSSLSRRSVAAHPWHDLEIGPGAPSIFNCVVEIPRGSKVKYELDKKTGLIKVDRVLYSSVVYPHNYGFIPRTLCEDNDPMDVLVLMQEPVLPGCFLRAKAIGLMPMIDQGEKDSKIIAVCADDPEYRDFSDIKELPPHRLAEIRRFFEDYKKNENKMVEVDEFLPASAALDAIQYSMDLYATYILQSLRR is encoded by the exons ATGAGTGAAGAACATCATCTGGGTGAAAGTGGAGCCTCCTCTGGCCGCCCAACCCCTCGACTCAATGAGAGGATCCTTTCATCTTTGTCAAGGAGATCTGTTGCCGCCCATCCATGGCATGATCTTGAGATTG GACCTGGGGCCCCATCTATTTTCAACTGT GTGGTGGAGATTCCTAGGGGAAGCAAGGTGAAATACGAACTAGACAAGAAAACAGGTTTGATAAAG GTTGATCGAGTATTGTACTCCTCAGTGGTCTATCCTCATAACTATGGCTTCATACCGCGTACTTTGTGTGAAGACAACGATCCCATGGATGTCTTGGTGCTTATGCAG GAACCAGTTCTTCCTGGGTGTTTCCTGAGAGCAAAAGCAATTGGACTGATGCCCATGATAGATCAG GGAGAGAAGGACTCCAAGATTATTGCAGTTTGCGCAGACGATCCGGAATATCGAGATTTCAGTGACATCAAAGAACTACCACCTCATCGTCTCGCTGAGATCCGGCGCTTCTTTGAAGACT ACAAGAAGAACGAGAACAAAATGGTTGAAGTAGATGAATTCCTGCCAGCATCCGCTGCCCTCGATGCTATTCAGTACTCAAT GGATCTTTATGCGACGTACATATTGCAAAGCCTGAGGAGATAG
- the LOC116265972 gene encoding uncharacterized protein LOC116265972 — MDQRVLPTTDSWPYFLGKSMEEMRQSLLYATFELECTRIAAKEEIERQEQHTKDLLQLLQQAYRERDEANEKCKKLLFLQTNTTTTGSPPEETATVLKRVDSTTSECDSISRASSSPVDSFLDFDHSDDQNRISPPPQPVPATTVATTTVHCDVWPETDMKLPEKGKLLQAVMNAGPLLQTLLLAGPLPQWRHPPPPLESFQIPPVAVAISGGSAVTEGSPAISRKRSPESYDSGDRSVKLQRLH; from the exons ATGGATCAGCGGGTTCTCCCAACAACAGATTCTTGGCCTTACTTCCTAGGCAAG AGTATGGAGGAAATGAGGCAATCTCTCTTGTACGCGACGTTCGAGCTCGAGTGCACGCGCATTGCGGCGAAGGAGGAGATAGAGAGGCAGGAGCAACACACCAAGGACTTGCTGCAACTTCTGCAGCAGGCCTACAGAGAAAGGGACGAGGCGAATGAGAAGTGCAAGAAGCTCTTGTTTCTTCAGACCAACACCACCACCACTGGATCGCCGCCGGAGGAGACGGCCACCGTCCTCAAACGGGTCGATTCCACCACCTCCGAGTGCGACAGCATCTCCCGCGCCTCCTCCTCCCCTGTCGACTCCTTCTTAGACTTCGACCACTCCGACGACCAAAACCGGATTTCTCCACCGCCGCAGCCGGTGCCGGCAACGACAGTGGCAACGACCACCGTCCATTGCGACGTATGGCCGGAGACGGACATGAAGCTGCCGGAGAAAGGGAAGCTCCTCCAGGCGGTGATGAACGCCGGGCCGCTCCTGCAGACGCTCCTCCTCGCCGGGCCGCTACCACAGTGGCGCCATCCTCCACCGCCGCTCGAGTCTTTCCAGATCCCTCCCGTCGCTGTGGCCATATCCGGTGGATCGGCTGTGACGGAGGGTTCGCCGGCTATCTCCAGGAAGAGGTCGCCGGAATCCTACGACTCCGGCGACCGCTCCGTCAAGCTCCAGCGGCTCCACTAG